The following are encoded in a window of Magnolia sinica isolate HGM2019 chromosome 11, MsV1, whole genome shotgun sequence genomic DNA:
- the LOC131218619 gene encoding lysine histidine transporter-like 8, giving the protein MDERPEMELVSIPATPRASTPEILTPSGQRSPRPPSNPKSTAWTPTSLISPRFLSPIGTPMKRVLINMKGYLEEVGHLTKLNPQDAWLPITESRNGNAHYAAFHNLNAGVGFQALVLPVAFAFLGWSWGIICLTIAYFWQLYTLWILVKLHEAVPGRRYNRYVELAQAAFGERLGVWLALFPTVYLSAGTATALILIGGETMKLFFQIVCGPLCSSNPLSTVEWYLVFTSLCIVLSQLPNLNSIAGLSLIGAITAITYSTMVWVLSVSQPRPPPISYEPLRSPSYSASVFSVLNALGIIAFAFRGHNLAMEIQATMPSTFKHPAHVPMWRGAKVAYFFIAMCVFPIAIGGFWAYGNLMPPGGILSALYRFHNHDIPRGLLATTFLLVVFNCLSSFQIYSMPVFDSFEAGYTSRTNRPCSIWVRSGFRVFYGFVSFFIGVALPFLSSLAGLLGGLTLPVTFAYPCFMWVLIKKPQRFSFNWYLNWTLGVLGIAFSLAFSVGGVWSMVNNGLKLKFFKPA; this is encoded by the exons ATGGATGAACGGCCAGAAATGGAGCTGGTCTCAATCCCAGCCACCCCACGAGCTTCAACGCCCGAGATCCTGACACCATCAGGGCAGCGGTCACCACGACCACCGTCCAATCCAAAATCAACGGCCTGGACGCCGACATCTTTGATATCGCCGAGGTTCCTGAGTCCCATAGGGACGCCGATGAAGAGGGTCCTGATCAACATGAAAGGGTAcctggaggaggtgggccacctgaCAAAGCTCAACCCTCAGGACGCGTGGCTTCCCATCACCGAATCTCGCAATGGGAATGCCCACTACGCCGCTTTCCACAATCTCAATGCTGGTGTTGGCTTCCAAGCGCTCGTCTTGCCCGTTGCATTCGCATTTCTCGGatg GAGTTGGGGGATAATCTGCTTGACAATTGCTTACTTTTGGCAACTCTACACTTTGTGGATTCTAGTTAAGCTGCATGAAGCTGTTCCTGGGAGGCGGTACAACAGATATGTAGAGCTTGCACAAGCAGCATTTG GGGAAAGGTTAGGTGTCTGGCTAGCTCTGTTCCCAACTGTTTATCTATCAGCTGGGACTGCAACGGCCTTGATTCTTATTGGAGGAGAGACCATGAAGCTTTTCTTCCAGATAGTCTGTGGCCCGCTTTGCTCGTCAAATCCTCTTTCGACAGTCGAGTGGTATCTAGTATTCACTTCTTTATGCATTGTTCTCTCTCAGCTCCCAAACCTCAATTCGATCGCGGGGCTCTCTCTAATAGGAGCGATAACAGCCATCACTTACTCTACGATGGTGTGGGTCCTCTCTGTTAGCCAACCACGGCCACCTCCCATATCTTATGAGCCGCTTAGATCCCCTTCCTACTCCGCCTCGGTTTTCTCTGTCCTGAACGCTCTCGGAATCATCGCTTTCGCATTTAGAGGACACAATCTAGCAATGGAGATTCAG gcaaCAATGCCATCGACTTTTAAACATCCAGCTCATGTGCCAATGTGGAGAGGAGCAAAGGTCGCCTATTTCTTCATTGCGATGTGTGTGTTCCCCATTGCTATTGGTGGTTTTTGGGCTTACGGAAACCTT ATGCCTCCAGGTGGGATTTTGAGTGCCTTGTACCGCTTCCACAACCACGACATCCCGAGGGGACTCTTGGCCACCACATTCCTCCTAGTCGTGTTCAATTGCCTGAGCAGTTTCCAGATATACTCGATGCCTGTCTTTGACAGCTTTGAAGCTGGCTACACCAGCCGGACCAACCGCCCTTGCTCGATCTGGGTGCGGTCTGGTTTCCGGGTCTTCTATGGATTTGTTTCCTTCTTCATCGGTGTCGCACTTCCATTCCTGTCTAGCCTGGCTGGCCTGTTGGGAGGCCTCACTCTCCCAGTGACATTTGCCTACCCTTGTTTCATGTGGGTCCTGATCAAGAAGCCTCAAAGGTTCAGCTTCAACTGGTATTTGAATTGGACTCTTGGGGTGTTGGGGATTGCATTCAGCTTGGCTTTTTCTGTTGGGGGTGTGTGGAGTATGGTGAACAATGGCCTTAAGCTCAAATTCTTTAAGCCTGCCTAG